In Sebastes umbrosus isolate fSebUmb1 chromosome 7, fSebUmb1.pri, whole genome shotgun sequence, the sequence CTCATATGACATGATACAGCCACTACAATCAACTAAGTGAGTCACCGACCAGATTCCTTTATCCATCCAGTCCTTGTTAaacaaagatttgtttttaaccaCAACATATCTATTATTCCATATTGGTGTACTGTGTGGGGTGACAttgtgattgttattattattgcaatGAACTAACATAGATGAATAGATGTGTAGTTGTAGTTGCACCTTCAGTACAGCTGGTGGCGCTGAGTAGCTTTGTGTTGTAACTACACCGCTCTGTTaaacaagaaaagaagaaaCGGTGCAGACATGGCAGCCTACATGAGAAGCGTGATATGTCTTGTCTCCATAGAGAGAAGTGCTTTACTATCGAGGGGAAGCGGTGTTGTTGTGGAGTCAAAGCGGTATGTCCGAGGACTGAGGAGGAAACCTGTCCAGGTGTTGTTCCCCGACAACGAGACAGGTAGAGTGGTgaagcctcagcctcagcctcctCAGCCAGCCAGGCTGAACCTGAACGTCCAGAGGCAGAAGGAGGACAAAGTCACAGCTTCACTAAAGCATCCTGGAGAAAGAAACTCTGTTAAAGCGAGGGATAATGTGCAGTCAACTATAAAACATGCTGTCTTAAAGGATCACATTGACGGAGTGCGCTTTGAGAGGGCTCTCCCTGGAGATAAACGACTGGCGTGAGTGTTACATTAACAATAGTGTTGAGAGATAACATCCCCATCATGCCTCagtactttaaaggtcccatattatgctcattttcaggttcttacttgtattttgggtttctactagaacatgtttacctactttaatgttttaaaaaaacttttattttcctcatattgtctgtctgaatatacctgtatttaccctctgtctgaaacgctccgttttagtacatttcaatggaattgtaacagaattgcgttgctaggaaacaacttgggtccatgtttacttcctgtcagctgatgtcattcacatgcactgcaaccaggaaataaactgggacccatttagaatgtttacatttaaaactttgaaatggtctaaatattgtagatttgtgacatcacaaatggacagaaatcctgacggcttgtttcaaaagctcagtttctgaatacgggctgtgggtatttctctgtggattaagcctttcgatactttcacagtatttatataggacttaaacctgctttataatataaaagccatgaaaatgtcactttttacaatatgggacctttaactgaaTGTAACTTTATgtgcattttgctgataatacttcctTCCATACTTTTACAAGGGTTTTTTGATTGTGGAAATAGTACTTTCACTGAAATAAATTGTCTGAATCTATTTTAGATAGCATTTTTTCTCAGTTGACAGTTTCAGTTGCTGCCTTTTGCTCTTGTAGGGCACAATAGCTTCCTATAACTCACAATGTTTTCAAATTATGAATCATAATTATGctatttattcatattcacaCTGCCTGTGTAACCCATCTCTGCCTCTCTATCTCCCCTCATCTGTCCTTCAGGAAGTTAGTGAGTGTTGCCCGTTCCAGGACATTTCGGGAGCAGCAGGGTAAAATCCTCCTGGAGGGCAGGCGTTTGATCTGCGACGCGCTGGACGCCGGAGCCAACCCACAGATGGTGTTCTTCAGTACCGCGGATCGGCTCCGAGAGCTGCCCTTGGATAAGCTGAAAAGGGCCACGCTAGTCAAGGTCAAGTTTGAGGACATCAAGACCTGGTCTGACCTTGTGGCCCCACAAGGGGTGATCGGTGAGGGTCACATATTTAGTTTTGGTTCAGCATCAAGCAACAGATACTCTGAGTTGTTGTtgacttcctcttcttcttttgcaGCCATATTTTCTCGTCCGGACCCATCGCGGTTGAACTTAGCTAAAAGAGGTCATTCGGTGCCCCTGTCCCTGATATGCGACAACATCCGAGACCCTGGCAACCTCGGGACGATGTTGCGATGTGCTGTTGCTGCTGGCTGCCATAATGTCCTACTCACAAAGGGTATGTTTATCAGTTAAAGATGTGAACACGTGAACTCCACCCCTTGAAAATGGCTTTGCTTTttcaaatctgtttattttttttacaccaaCAGGTTGTGTTGATGCTTGGGAGCCTAAAGTTCTGCGCGCAGCAATGGGCGCCCATTTCCGCCTTCCCATCTATCCCAGCTTGGAATGGGATGATGTGGAAAAACATCTCCCTAAACCTGTGACTGTCCATGTGGCTGACAGCAGTTGCGGCGTTGACAGAAGTAGAGAAACGGAGGATTCACAAGTCGGCATGTCTCACAAACCCTCCAAAGCAGGAGACTACGGCTGGGTCAGCACAAGGCCCAATCGCAACAACACGCGCTACGAGGAATACGATTCTGATTCGGACTCAGATTGCGAAGAGGGGGGACTTTCACTTCCCAGAGTGGACCTGAAGCTGTACCACGAGAGCTGGGCTCAGAGTCCCACTGCTCTTGTGATAGGTGGAGAGACACATGGTCTGAGTGTAGAGGCAGTCCAGCTGGCTGAGAAAACCGCCGGGCACAGGCTCTTTATCCCTGTCGCTCCTGATGTGGACAGCTTGAACTCCGCCATGGCCACCAGTATCCTTTTATTTGAGGGCAGGAAGCAACTGTTGAAACTAATGCAGACACCTGGAAGGAAATCTAAAGCAGAGCAGCAGATTTCATGATGTTAGTAGCAGTAGGTGACTTCTGGTGTATATTTATCCTTATAGTGAACCgaattatttacatttacattctaCATCCTGTCCGTCCAATAATAAAACTGAATTTCAATCAAGGATTTGTGAATTTGTGTGcctttttcatgtttgtttttttttaaagctgaatccagtaattattttcattattaatcaaTCTGCAAATtatcttgattaatcgttttgtctgtaaaatgtcagagaatTGTGAAAACTAGTCACTATAATATCTCAGAGCCCAAAGTAACATCTTCAAATACCTTATATTATCCACACATCAGCCCCAAACCAAAAATATTTTCAGTGTACTACCatagaccagtggttctcaacctttttagTGTCAAGAACCCCTAAATTGATACAAATTAAGTAGGTTaaagacccccatttgataacaTTTTGCTTCAGGGACCTCCGTTGAAAAACATgttggttgttagatatgattaagaccagaattctatagttgtcaactataacTGTGTCAgaagtgaaacctatgatcagatTATTGTATTATGACTCTTACATTAGGCTCACTTCTATagaattaaatagtgaaaataaactattccccatttttctggggacccctggagctccctcaaggaccccaggttgagaaccactgaaaTAGACAACAAAAAAGCTgcaacaaatatttaatatacaaTAAATCTCACAAGGGAAGGCTGAAATAAGATATAAATCTGGGATTAGAAAAAGTTAAATGACCCTACCGTGCtctcttgaaaaaaaaagtcagactttacaaaaaagaaaaagcacataAGTCGCCCTTTTCttacccctccctcccttctatTAATTTCCATCCAGTTCCAAAGAGCTTTAAATAGATgcatgcactatattcattttagaAAAGACAAGCCTCATGTCTATCCTTTATATCTGCA encodes:
- the mrm3a gene encoding rRNA methyltransferase 3A, mitochondrial, with product MAAYMRSVICLVSIERSALLSRGSGVVVESKRYVRGLRRKPVQVLFPDNETGRVVKPQPQPPQPARLNLNVQRQKEDKVTASLKHPGERNSVKARDNVQSTIKHAVLKDHIDGVRFERALPGDKRLAKLVSVARSRTFREQQGKILLEGRRLICDALDAGANPQMVFFSTADRLRELPLDKLKRATLVKVKFEDIKTWSDLVAPQGVIAIFSRPDPSRLNLAKRGHSVPLSLICDNIRDPGNLGTMLRCAVAAGCHNVLLTKGCVDAWEPKVLRAAMGAHFRLPIYPSLEWDDVEKHLPKPVTVHVADSSCGVDRSRETEDSQVGMSHKPSKAGDYGWVSTRPNRNNTRYEEYDSDSDSDCEEGGLSLPRVDLKLYHESWAQSPTALVIGGETHGLSVEAVQLAEKTAGHRLFIPVAPDVDSLNSAMATSILLFEGRKQLLKLMQTPGRKSKAEQQIS